The following proteins are encoded in a genomic region of Gimesia algae:
- a CDS encoding NAD(P)/FAD-dependent oxidoreductase: MQQFDVVILGAGFGGSLTALLLDRIGLSVAVIDRGTHPRFSIGESSTPAAGYLLQSLSQKYDLPQFQPFCKYGSWQQTYPDIACGVKRGFSYFAHQPGQPFQIDTAHSSELLVTANLSETLADTHWYRADVDEFFAQEVKKSNVVSLDQTQVELQRSDGWEISGSRDGEEVFLRATFLIDASGAAGLVPRALGIRPQTEFATRSRAIYGHFRDVKLWDEVLEQSQVDRSDYPFACDLAALHHVLQEGWMWQLRFNNGITSAGFVLDERQTALDWRQMLARYPAIQAQFAEAAVVAPEAGLVTTGRLQRGWTECAGPDWALLPHTAGFIDPLHSTGIAQTLCGIERLVSVLEQHWKKDSRREQLADYSESLQRERALIDRLVACCYRSRFDFNLFTASTLFYFAAATSFEYQRSQEQRQPLLLCADDSEFTQTVGQWLELVSQLEQQFPVPQDEISQAVKQAEQMLAPWNRVGLFQPEVPNMYYYTAAPELEPR; this comes from the coding sequence ATGCAGCAATTTGACGTCGTGATTCTGGGAGCCGGCTTTGGTGGCAGCCTGACGGCGCTGCTACTGGACCGCATCGGTCTATCGGTCGCTGTGATCGACCGCGGAACACATCCTCGTTTTTCGATTGGAGAATCGTCGACACCCGCGGCCGGCTATCTGCTGCAGTCACTGTCCCAGAAGTACGATCTTCCACAATTTCAGCCATTTTGCAAGTATGGATCGTGGCAGCAGACGTATCCCGACATCGCCTGTGGCGTCAAGCGGGGCTTCAGTTACTTCGCGCATCAGCCGGGCCAGCCGTTTCAAATCGATACAGCGCATAGCAGCGAACTGCTGGTGACAGCGAATTTGAGTGAAACGCTGGCAGATACGCACTGGTACCGGGCGGACGTTGATGAATTCTTCGCGCAGGAAGTAAAGAAGTCGAATGTGGTCTCTCTGGACCAGACCCAAGTAGAGTTGCAGCGGTCGGACGGCTGGGAGATTTCAGGCAGCAGAGACGGGGAGGAAGTTTTTCTGCGGGCAACCTTTCTGATCGATGCGAGTGGAGCCGCCGGTCTGGTGCCCCGTGCTTTGGGAATCAGACCGCAGACGGAGTTCGCCACCCGATCTCGCGCGATTTATGGACATTTCAGAGACGTCAAGCTGTGGGATGAGGTGCTGGAACAGAGCCAGGTGGATCGCAGTGATTATCCGTTTGCCTGTGATTTAGCGGCGCTGCATCATGTGCTGCAGGAAGGTTGGATGTGGCAGTTGCGGTTTAATAACGGCATTACCAGCGCGGGATTTGTATTGGACGAGAGACAAACTGCTTTGGACTGGCGGCAGATGCTGGCACGTTATCCAGCGATCCAGGCACAGTTTGCTGAAGCGGCTGTCGTCGCGCCGGAAGCGGGGCTGGTTACCACGGGGCGTCTGCAGCGGGGCTGGACAGAGTGCGCGGGACCCGACTGGGCGCTATTGCCTCACACGGCGGGATTTATTGATCCGCTGCACAGCACCGGGATAGCGCAGACATTATGCGGTATTGAGCGACTGGTCTCTGTGCTGGAGCAGCATTGGAAAAAAGACTCGCGGCGGGAGCAGTTAGCGGACTATTCAGAGTCGCTGCAGAGAGAACGGGCGTTGATTGATCGTCTGGTGGCCTGTTGTTATCGCAGCCGGTTTGATTTCAATCTGTTTACGGCGAGCACGCTGTTTTATTTTGCAGCAGCGACCAGCTTTGAGTATCAACGCAGTCAGGAGCAAAGGCAGCCGTTGTTGTTATGTGCCGATGACAGTGAGTTCACTCAGACGGTGGGGCAGTGGCTGGAACTGGTTTCACAATTGGAGCAACAGTTCCCAGTTCCGCAGGATGAAATAAGTCAGGCTGTAAAACAGGCGGAGCAGATGCTGGCACCCTGGAACCGGGTGGGTTTATTTCAGCCTGAAGTACCCAACATGTATTACTACACCGCGGCTCCGGAGTTGGAACCGCGGTGA
- the hflC gene encoding protease modulator HflC, producing the protein MSISFRRSGGFRQYLIPLIFVLIIVITVVARASVFTIDEATQAIVVQFGAPVGDPVTEPGLHFRIPFIQEVRKFDKRLLSWDGDPNQVPTVEEQFISIDTTARWKIVDPLKFLQSVQDEAGGRNRLNDILDSVVRDKIASSPLVNIVRSKDWEVTEEDLQRTMTGEREEEILLQKVETGRGEMVRDILKTAQQQMPQYGIELVDIQIKRLDYVESVQQQVFERMIAERQRIAEQFRSEGQGRASEIGGETERMLAEIESEAQKEAEIIRGEADAEVTRIYSEAFGSDPEFYSFLRTLESYSESLGESVTAILSSDSDYFRYLKSEAPAPDADQSPKEKETEKQQN; encoded by the coding sequence ATGTCAATTTCATTTCGGCGCTCCGGCGGATTTCGACAGTACCTCATTCCGTTGATATTTGTTCTGATTATCGTCATTACTGTTGTCGCGCGCGCTTCAGTATTTACCATCGATGAAGCGACTCAGGCGATTGTCGTGCAATTCGGCGCCCCCGTCGGCGATCCCGTCACCGAACCCGGTCTCCACTTCCGCATTCCCTTCATTCAGGAAGTTCGCAAGTTCGACAAACGCCTGCTTTCCTGGGATGGTGATCCGAATCAGGTTCCCACTGTTGAAGAACAGTTCATTTCAATCGATACCACCGCTCGCTGGAAGATTGTCGATCCCCTCAAATTCCTGCAAAGCGTACAGGACGAAGCGGGAGGCCGGAACCGGCTCAATGATATCCTCGATTCGGTCGTTCGCGACAAAATCGCATCCAGTCCGCTAGTCAATATTGTCCGCTCTAAAGATTGGGAGGTCACGGAAGAGGACCTGCAACGGACCATGACCGGTGAACGGGAAGAAGAGATTCTGCTTCAGAAAGTGGAAACGGGACGGGGCGAAATGGTCCGAGATATTCTCAAAACCGCTCAGCAGCAGATGCCTCAGTATGGGATCGAATTGGTCGACATCCAGATCAAACGGCTCGACTACGTCGAGTCGGTCCAACAGCAGGTCTTCGAGCGAATGATTGCCGAACGACAACGGATCGCCGAACAATTCCGGAGTGAAGGCCAGGGCCGCGCCTCGGAAATTGGAGGGGAAACCGAACGCATGCTCGCCGAGATTGAAAGCGAAGCCCAAAAGGAAGCGGAGATCATTCGTGGGGAAGCCGACGCGGAAGTAACCCGCATCTACAGTGAAGCCTTCGGCAGTGACCCGGAGTTCTACAGTTTTCTACGCACACTGGAAAGCTATTCGGAATCCCTCGGCGAAAGCGTCACCGCCATACTCAGCAGCGACTCCGATTACTTCCGCTACCTCAAGTCGGAAGCTCCGGCTCCAGACGCGGATCAGAGTCCGAAAGAAAAAGAAACAGAGAAGCAACAGAATTAG
- the hflK gene encoding FtsH protease activity modulator HflK: protein MRHSGERSPFDEWLADIDGSRVMWFILFVILGLIILWGIFTSYYTVQPEGQSVVKRFGKVIAIKDPGLHFKLPFGIDEQEFVPTARVLKQEFGFRTAAQEGASTVYRKSEEYRDESLMLTGDLKVVDVEWVVQYRVDDPNKYLHRVEQVDKTIRDISEAVMRRIVGNNLGSDVLTIKRVEIALNAKQEIQRLLDSFDMGVRIGTVELQDVNPPDSVKPAFNEVNQAEQEKEQLINEAEKKQNQQIPAARGKAKQVVATAEGYRAERVNGALGETSRFKAILKEYKIAPEVTRRRMYLETLDKVLPSLGKIYVIEPGGQSPVPLLNLDKNNPVQNR from the coding sequence ATGAGACATTCCGGAGAGCGAAGTCCGTTCGATGAATGGTTGGCCGATATCGACGGATCGCGCGTCATGTGGTTCATCCTGTTTGTCATCCTGGGGCTGATCATCCTCTGGGGCATTTTTACGTCCTACTATACCGTCCAGCCGGAAGGTCAATCCGTTGTCAAGCGGTTTGGAAAAGTGATCGCGATCAAAGATCCAGGCCTGCACTTCAAACTTCCCTTCGGAATCGACGAGCAGGAATTCGTGCCGACGGCTCGCGTGCTTAAACAGGAATTCGGTTTTCGGACCGCCGCCCAGGAAGGAGCCTCCACCGTTTATCGTAAATCCGAAGAATATCGCGATGAATCGTTGATGCTGACCGGTGATTTGAAGGTTGTCGACGTGGAGTGGGTTGTGCAATACCGCGTGGACGACCCGAACAAGTATCTGCACCGGGTTGAACAGGTCGACAAGACGATTCGGGATATTTCCGAAGCGGTGATGCGGAGAATTGTCGGCAATAACCTGGGCAGTGACGTTTTGACGATCAAGCGTGTCGAAATCGCCCTGAACGCAAAGCAAGAAATCCAGCGACTGCTCGATTCCTTCGATATGGGAGTCAGGATCGGGACCGTAGAATTGCAGGATGTGAACCCACCGGATTCGGTCAAACCGGCATTCAACGAAGTCAACCAGGCCGAACAGGAGAAGGAGCAACTGATCAACGAAGCCGAGAAAAAACAGAATCAGCAAATCCCGGCCGCGCGGGGCAAGGCGAAGCAGGTCGTCGCAACGGCGGAAGGTTATCGAGCGGAACGCGTCAACGGGGCTCTGGGGGAGACATCCCGCTTCAAAGCGATCCTGAAAGAATACAAGATTGCTCCCGAAGTGACACGGCGACGGATGTATCTGGAAACACTCGATAAGGTGCTCCCCTCGCTCGGCAAAATTTATGTAATTGAACCGGGAGGACAATCGCCTGTTCCACTGCTCAATCTGGACAAGAACAATCCTGTCCAGAATCGCTAG
- a CDS encoding cation:proton antiporter, translated as MNFFDIAGILVALAAAFAFINHKLLKLPTTVGLMLLAMLNAVALLLIDWIVPGASALTSAETLIGSIDFDQTLMQGMLGYLLFAGALHVNLNDLKQQTAVIALLATIGVLATTFIVGGLTYVITGWLDIKVRFIYCLIFGSIVAPTDPIAVLGIFKSLGAPKSLETKIAGESLFNDGVGVVVFIALLGIAGLGGHGESAADVNQPDKSNQVVQQSEQEHPHEVQADSEVPETNASDVAKLFALEAGGGIALGFVLGLLAFFLLRSIDHYATEILLSLAVVTSGYALAMKLHLSGPLAMVVAGLILGNHGRTLAMSDKTRAHLDTFWELVDELLNAVLFVLIGLEVLVLSFQEKYLLAGALAIPAVLLARFLSVGTVLTALKKATGREFTPHAIKVMTWGGLRGGISVALALSLKEEIHARQSQYDNVGELVLTMTYVVVAFSILVGGLTIGPLLSRLGLAGQGKTDTP; from the coding sequence ATGAATTTCTTCGATATCGCCGGCATCCTCGTGGCCCTTGCAGCGGCCTTCGCGTTCATCAACCACAAACTGCTCAAGCTGCCGACGACGGTGGGACTGATGCTGCTGGCCATGCTGAACGCGGTCGCACTGCTGCTGATTGATTGGATCGTACCGGGGGCAAGCGCGCTCACCTCGGCTGAGACGCTCATCGGCTCGATCGACTTCGACCAGACGCTGATGCAGGGCATGCTTGGCTACTTGCTCTTTGCCGGGGCGTTACATGTCAACCTCAACGACCTCAAGCAACAAACCGCGGTCATCGCGCTGCTCGCGACCATCGGAGTCCTCGCCACGACGTTCATTGTCGGTGGGCTGACCTACGTCATCACCGGCTGGCTCGACATCAAGGTCCGCTTCATCTACTGCCTGATCTTCGGCTCGATTGTCGCCCCAACCGACCCGATCGCGGTACTGGGGATCTTCAAGAGCCTCGGCGCCCCCAAGTCGCTGGAGACCAAGATCGCTGGCGAGTCGCTGTTTAATGATGGCGTGGGCGTGGTCGTGTTTATCGCGCTCCTGGGCATCGCTGGGTTGGGTGGGCATGGCGAGTCGGCTGCAGACGTAAATCAGCCGGATAAGTCGAACCAGGTCGTTCAGCAGAGCGAACAAGAACATCCACACGAGGTTCAAGCAGACAGTGAGGTCCCAGAGACGAACGCAAGCGACGTCGCCAAGCTGTTCGCCCTCGAAGCCGGCGGAGGGATTGCGCTGGGCTTTGTGCTGGGGCTGCTCGCATTCTTTCTGTTGCGATCCATTGATCACTACGCGACGGAAATTTTGCTTTCGCTGGCGGTGGTGACGAGCGGGTATGCACTGGCGATGAAGCTGCATCTGTCAGGGCCGCTGGCGATGGTGGTCGCAGGGCTGATCCTGGGTAATCATGGCCGAACGCTGGCGATGTCTGACAAAACACGCGCGCACCTGGACACGTTCTGGGAGCTGGTGGACGAACTTCTGAATGCGGTGCTGTTTGTGTTGATCGGCCTGGAGGTCCTGGTGTTGTCGTTCCAGGAGAAATATCTGCTGGCCGGGGCGCTGGCAATCCCCGCGGTGCTGCTGGCGCGGTTCCTCTCCGTGGGCACGGTGCTAACCGCCCTGAAGAAGGCGACCGGCCGAGAATTCACACCCCATGCAATCAAGGTCATGACCTGGGGCGGCCTGCGCGGCGGGATCAGTGTTGCACTCGCGCTCTCGCTCAAGGAAGAAATCCACGCCCGGCAATCGCAGTACGACAACGTCGGCGAACTCGTCCTGACCATGACCTACGTCGTCGTCGCCTTCTCGATCCTCGTCGGCGGGCTGACTATCGGCCCCCTGCTGAGCCGGCTGGGGCTCGCAGGGCAGGGAAAAACAGACACCCCATAA
- the htpG gene encoding molecular chaperone HtpG has product MNEKTAPEKFAFQAEIKKLLDLLSHSLYQNREIAIRELISNASDALDKFRFISLTDESAKNDQPLEIRLEPDSENRILAITDNGVGMTHDELIENIGTIAHSGSLDFLSKAAGDQKEEVSLIGKFGVGFYSAFMLADKVEVLTRSYKDETGYKWESDGTGSFTIEPQADLQRGTSIRLLLRKDLDEYTDETRLKFILKKYSTFVPYPIKIGDELVNDQKPIWIEPKTQLSQEQYDGFYQYLAHNGEDSARWHLHLSSDSPFQFHCILYCPQNNMELMGFGRTEHGISLCAKRILVQNDNRDLLPEYLRFLYGLVDSADLPLNISRESLQDNTVFRKIKKVLTKRVLSHLASIAKDDEEKYLEFYRQFGSALREGIGTDFENRDALAKLLRFPSSKGSSENELFSLEAYLERAGEDQKQIYYLGGNDFNTIARNPNLEIFRKKGIEVFYLEDPMDEIVLSNLAKFSDHDIVSIDSSDVKLPGEEKTDDESEETAEKKEESKEPNTPEFEKVLSLFQEELKDDVESVTKSDRLTDSPCCLVMPEGAISSQLQKVLSMGNKDFPTTKRILEINPDAELIKRLCTLSSNNDQHAFIKQCGRQLFWNASLMTGIATSPEQITENIQSMMEELAQKRSPIIT; this is encoded by the coding sequence ATGAACGAGAAAACCGCACCCGAAAAATTTGCCTTTCAGGCTGAAATCAAAAAACTTCTGGATTTGCTCTCACACTCGCTGTACCAGAACCGGGAAATCGCGATCCGGGAGCTCATTTCAAACGCCTCTGATGCGTTGGACAAATTCCGCTTCATCTCATTGACCGATGAATCTGCCAAAAACGATCAACCGCTGGAAATCCGCCTGGAACCCGATTCCGAAAACCGGATCCTCGCCATCACCGACAATGGCGTCGGTATGACCCACGATGAATTAATCGAAAACATCGGCACCATCGCCCACAGTGGTTCTCTCGATTTTCTAAGCAAAGCCGCCGGTGATCAGAAAGAAGAAGTCTCCCTGATCGGCAAGTTCGGCGTTGGCTTCTACTCCGCGTTCATGCTGGCCGATAAAGTCGAAGTACTCACCCGCAGCTATAAAGACGAGACCGGCTATAAATGGGAATCTGATGGAACCGGGTCCTTCACCATCGAACCTCAGGCCGACCTGCAGCGCGGAACATCTATTCGCCTGCTATTGCGAAAGGATCTGGATGAATATACCGATGAAACGCGTTTGAAATTCATCTTGAAAAAATATTCGACCTTCGTCCCCTACCCGATTAAAATCGGCGACGAACTGGTCAACGATCAGAAACCGATCTGGATCGAACCCAAAACACAACTCTCCCAGGAACAGTATGACGGGTTCTATCAGTACCTCGCCCACAACGGCGAAGATTCCGCCCGCTGGCATCTGCACCTCAGTAGCGATTCACCGTTCCAGTTCCACTGTATCCTGTATTGCCCGCAGAACAACATGGAATTGATGGGCTTCGGACGCACCGAACATGGCATCAGCCTGTGTGCCAAACGTATCCTCGTTCAAAATGATAACCGCGACCTGCTCCCCGAATACCTGCGATTCCTGTATGGGCTTGTCGATTCCGCGGATCTGCCGTTAAATATCTCGCGTGAATCACTGCAGGACAACACTGTCTTCCGCAAAATCAAAAAAGTGCTCACCAAACGTGTGCTCTCACACCTGGCATCCATCGCCAAAGACGACGAGGAAAAATACCTCGAGTTCTATCGCCAGTTCGGCAGTGCACTGCGGGAAGGCATTGGCACCGATTTTGAAAATCGCGATGCCCTCGCTAAATTGCTGCGATTCCCGTCCTCCAAAGGGTCTTCTGAGAACGAACTGTTTTCGCTGGAAGCCTACCTGGAACGGGCCGGCGAAGATCAGAAACAGATTTACTATCTGGGCGGAAACGATTTCAATACAATCGCCCGCAATCCCAACCTGGAAATCTTCCGCAAGAAAGGCATTGAAGTCTTCTACCTGGAAGACCCGATGGACGAAATCGTTCTGTCCAATCTGGCGAAATTCTCTGATCATGACATCGTTTCCATCGATTCCTCCGACGTCAAACTGCCCGGCGAAGAAAAGACCGACGACGAATCCGAAGAAACCGCAGAGAAAAAAGAAGAGTCTAAAGAACCGAATACTCCCGAGTTCGAAAAAGTCCTCTCCCTGTTCCAGGAAGAGCTCAAAGACGATGTCGAATCGGTCACCAAATCAGATCGCCTGACCGACAGCCCCTGCTGTCTGGTCATGCCGGAGGGCGCGATCAGTTCTCAACTGCAGAAAGTGTTGAGCATGGGCAATAAGGATTTCCCGACGACCAAACGCATTCTGGAAATCAACCCGGACGCCGAACTCATCAAACGTCTCTGTACGCTTTCCTCCAACAACGATCAGCACGCCTTCATCAAACAATGCGGGCGACAGCTGTTCTGGAACGCCTCCCTGATGACGGGCATCGCCACCAGCCCCGAGCAGATCACGGAGAACATCCAGAGCATGATGGAAGAACTCGCACAGAAACGATCTCCCATTATTACGTAA
- a CDS encoding aldehyde dehydrogenase (NADP(+)), translating into MQIQPVLINGQWITSTGTTSFQAVNPATAEKLEPEFPVSAWDEIESAVEAAADAAKAMRGWPGERFAAFLEAYADEIEKRADDLVATAHAETGYPESPRLRDGELPRTTNQLRQAATHAREGSWAQPTIDTAAGIGSMFGPIGPVAVFGPNNFPFAFNSIAGGDFAAAVAAGNPVIAKGHSSHPKTTQIFAEAADAAAKATDMPAGFVQLIYRTSHADGCRLVSHPLMGAIGYTGGRSAGLTIKEAADKAGKPVYLELSSINPVFILPGALTERGADLAEEFKGSCLMGTGQFCTNPGLVVLKAGQTADAFIDAVKQKFEAAPAGILLGEGVQRGFQSGITAIQSAGATLVTGGLQTDGPGYSCANTLLKVSGSQFLENPEALQAEAFGNSSLIVVADSDEQLVKIAECLEGNLTGCIYSHTGDEDEGLYEQLAPALRQKVGRLLNDKMPTGVAVSPAMNHGGPFPSTGHPVFTSVGIPAAIHRFSMLQCFDNVRPQRLPEALQPKNPNGSLWRYIDGMYTQADYEA; encoded by the coding sequence ATGCAGATACAACCGGTTCTCATCAACGGACAATGGATTACTTCCACAGGCACCACCAGCTTCCAGGCAGTCAATCCGGCCACAGCGGAAAAGCTCGAGCCTGAATTCCCTGTCAGCGCCTGGGACGAAATCGAATCGGCAGTCGAAGCGGCTGCCGACGCTGCGAAAGCTATGCGGGGCTGGCCGGGTGAACGCTTTGCCGCCTTCCTGGAAGCGTACGCCGACGAAATCGAAAAACGAGCCGACGACCTGGTCGCGACCGCGCATGCAGAGACCGGCTATCCCGAATCCCCCCGCTTAAGAGACGGCGAACTTCCCCGCACGACCAATCAACTCCGTCAGGCAGCCACGCATGCCCGCGAAGGTTCCTGGGCACAACCGACGATCGATACGGCCGCTGGCATCGGTTCGATGTTTGGTCCCATTGGCCCGGTGGCGGTCTTCGGCCCGAACAATTTTCCCTTCGCCTTCAACAGCATCGCCGGCGGTGACTTCGCCGCTGCCGTCGCCGCGGGCAATCCGGTGATCGCGAAAGGTCACTCATCGCATCCCAAAACCACACAGATCTTCGCGGAAGCCGCCGACGCTGCTGCCAAAGCGACCGACATGCCCGCCGGTTTCGTCCAGCTCATTTATCGCACGAGTCACGCCGATGGCTGTCGACTGGTCTCGCATCCCCTGATGGGTGCCATCGGCTATACCGGCGGACGCAGTGCGGGCCTCACAATCAAAGAAGCGGCAGACAAAGCCGGCAAACCGGTCTACCTGGAACTCTCCAGCATCAACCCGGTCTTCATTCTGCCCGGCGCATTAACCGAACGGGGCGCCGACCTCGCCGAAGAATTCAAAGGCAGCTGCCTGATGGGTACCGGCCAGTTCTGCACCAATCCCGGTCTGGTCGTCCTCAAAGCCGGTCAAACCGCCGACGCCTTCATTGATGCGGTCAAACAGAAATTCGAAGCGGCCCCCGCGGGCATACTGCTGGGCGAAGGAGTACAGCGCGGCTTCCAATCCGGCATCACCGCCATCCAGTCTGCTGGCGCCACACTGGTGACCGGTGGCCTGCAGACCGATGGCCCCGGCTACTCCTGTGCGAATACCCTGCTCAAAGTCAGTGGCAGCCAGTTCCTGGAAAATCCGGAAGCCCTGCAGGCAGAAGCCTTCGGAAACAGCTCGTTGATCGTTGTTGCCGATTCGGACGAACAGCTGGTAAAGATCGCCGAATGCCTGGAAGGCAACCTCACCGGCTGCATTTACAGTCATACCGGCGACGAAGATGAAGGTCTCTACGAGCAGCTGGCCCCCGCGTTGCGTCAGAAAGTAGGACGCCTGCTGAACGACAAGATGCCCACCGGCGTGGCCGTCAGCCCGGCAATGAACCATGGCGGCCCCTTCCCGTCCACGGGGCACCCGGTCTTCACCTCGGTCGGCATTCCGGCGGCCATCCACCGCTTTTCGATGTTGCAGTGCTTTGACAATGTCCGCCCGCAGCGTCTTCCCGAGGCGTTACAACCGAAAAACCCGAATGGCAGTCTGTGGCGGTATATTGATGGAATGTACACACAGGCCGACTACGAGGCATAA